One genomic region from Cygnus atratus isolate AKBS03 ecotype Queensland, Australia chromosome 18, CAtr_DNAZoo_HiC_assembly, whole genome shotgun sequence encodes:
- the LOC118255549 gene encoding myosin heavy chain, skeletal muscle, adult-like isoform X1, translating to MASADAEMAVFGEAAPFLRKSEKERIEAQNKPFDAKSSVFVAHPKESFVKGTIQSRETGKVTVKTEAGETLTVKDDQVFSMNPPKYDKIEDMAMMTHLHEPAVLYNLKERYAAWMIYTYSGLFCVTVNPYKWLPVYNPEVVLAYRGKKRQEAPPHIFSISDNAYQFMLTDRENQSILITGESGAGKTVNTKRVIQYFATIAASGEKKKEEQSGKMQGTLEDQIISANPLLEAFGNAKTVRNDNSSRFGKFIRIHFGATGKLASADIETYLLEKSRVTFQLKAERSYHIFYQVTSNKKPELIEMLLITTNPYDYPFVSQGEITVPSIDDKEELMATDSAIDILGFTPDEKTAIYKLTGAVMHYGNLKFKQKQREEQAEPDGTEVADKAAYLMGLNSADMLKALCYPRVKVGNEYVTKGQTVQQVHNAVGALAKAVYERMFLWMVVRINQQLDTKQPRQYFIGVLDIAGFEIFDFNSFEQLCINFTNEKLQQFFNHHMFVLEQEEYKKEGIEWTFIDFGMDLAACIELIEKPMGIFSILEEECMFPKATDTSFKNKLYDQHLGKSSNFQKPKPTKGKTEAHFSLIHYAGTVDYNITGWLEKNKDPLNETVIGLYQKSSLKTLALLFANYGGAEAGQTYEKASAGAGKKGGKKKGSSFQTVSALFRENLNKLMTNLRSTHPHFVRCIIPNETKTPGAMEHELVLHQLRCNGVLEGIRICRKGFPNRVLYADFKQRYKVLNASAIPEGQFIDSKKACEKLLGSIDIDHTQYKFGHTKVFFKAGLVGLLEEMRDEKLAQLITRTQARCRGFLMRVEYQKMVERRESIFCIQYNIRAFMNVKHWPWMKLFFKIKPLLKSAESEKEMANMKQEFEKTKEELAKSEAKRKELEEKMVKLVQEKNDLQLQVQAEADALADAEERCDQLIKTKIQLEAKVKEVTERAEDEEEINAELTAKKRKLEDECSELKKDIDDLELTLAKVEKEKHATENKVKNLTEEMAALDETIVKLTKEKKALQEAHQQTLDDLQAEEDKVNTLTKAKTKLEQQVDDLEGSLEQEKKLRMDLERAKRKLEGDLKLAHDTIMDLENDKQQLDEKLKKKDFEISQIQSKIEDEQLLGMQLQKKIKELQARIEELEEEIEAERTSRAKAEKHRADLSRELEEISERLEEAGGATAAQIEMNKKREAEFQKMRRDLEEATLQHEATAATLRKKHADSTAELGEQIDNLQRVKQKLEKEKSELKMEIDDLASNMESVSKAKANLEKMCRTLEDQLSEFKTREEQNQRMISDLSAQRARLQTESGEYARQGEEKDALISQLSRGKQAFTQQIEELKRQLEEEIKAKNALAHGLQSARHDCDLLREQYEEEQEAKGELQRALSKANSEVAQWRTKYETDAIQRTEELEEAKKKLAQRLQDAEEHVEAVNAKCASLEKTKQRLQNEVEDLMIDVERSNAACAALDKKQKNFDKILAEWKQKYEETQAELEASQKESRSLSTELFKMKNAYEESLDHLETLKRENKNLQRKFLDLTEQIAEGGKAIHELEKVKKQIEQEKSEIQAALEEAEASLEHEEGKILRLQLELNQVKSEIDRKIAEKDEEIDQLKRNHLRIVESLQSSLDAEIRSRNEALRLKKKMEGDLNEMEIQLSHANRVAAEAQKNLRNTQAVLKDTQIHLDDALRTQEDLKEQVAMVERRANLLQAEIEELRAALEQTERSRKVAEQELLDASERVQLLHTQNTSLINTKKKLETDIAQIQSEMEDTIQEARNAEEKAKKAITDAAMMAEELKKEQDTSAHLERMKKNLDQTVKDLQHRLDEAEQLALKGGKKQIQKLEARVRELEGEVDAEQKRSAEAVKGVRKYERRVKELTYQSEEDRKNILRLQDLVDKLQMKVKSYKRQSEEAEELSNVNLSKFRKIQHELEEAEERADIAESQVNKLRAKSREFHRRIEEEE from the exons ATGGCCTCTGCAGATGCTGAGATGGCTGTTTTTGGGGAGGCGGCTCCCTTCCTCCGAaagtcagaaaaggaaagaattgaGGCCCAGAACAAGCCTTTTGATGCCAAGTCATCCGTCTTTGTGGCCCATCCCAAGGAATCCTTTGTAAAAGGGACAATCCAGAGCAGGGAAACAGGGAAGGTCACTGTCAAGACTGAAGCAGGAGAG ACTCTGACCGTGAAGGATGATCAGGTCTTCTCCATGAACCCTCCCAAGTATGATAAAATCGAGGACATGGCCATGATGACCCACCTCCACGAACCCGCTGTGCTGTACAACCTCAAAGAGCGTTATGCAGCCTGGATGATCTAC ACCTACTCGGGTCTCTTCTGTGTCACTGTCAACCCCTACAAGTGGCTGCCGGTGTACAACCCGGAGGTGGTGTTGGCCTACCGAGGCAAAAAGCGCCAGGAGGCCCCTCCACACATCTTCTCCATCTCTGACAATGCCTATCAGTTCATGCTGACTG ACCGCGAGAACCAGTCAATCCTGATCAC TGGAGAATCTGGTGCAGGGAAGACTGTGAACACAAAGCGTGTCATCCAGTACTTTGCAACAATTGCAGCTAgtggggagaagaagaaggaggagcaGTCTGGCAAAATGCAG GGAACTCTTGAGGATCAAATCATCAGCGCCAACCCACTGCTGGAGGCATTTGGAAATGCCAAGACTGTGAGGAATGACAACTCCTCGCGCTTT GGCAAATTCATCAGAATCCACTTTGGGGCCACAGGAAAACTGGCTTCTGCTGACATTGAAACTT ATCTGCTGGAGAAGTCCAGAGTCACTTTCCAGCTTAAGGCAGAAAGAAGCTACCACATATTTTATCAGGTCACCTCCAACAAGAAGCCAGAGCTAATTG aaatgctccTTATCACCACCAACCCATATGACTACCCTTTTGTGAGTCAAGGTGAGATCACTGTTCCCAGCATTGATGACAAGGAGGAGTTGATGGCTACAGAC AGTGCCATTGACATCCTGGGCTTCACTCCTGATGAAAAGACTGCCATCTACAAGCTGACAGGGGCTGTCATGCACTATGGGAACTTGAAGTTCAAGCAGAAACAGCgagaggagcaggcagagccagaTGGCACAGAAG TTGCTGACAAGGCTGCCTACCTGATGGGCCTGAACTCAGCTGACATGCTCAAGGCATTGTGTTACCCTCGAGTTAAAGTTGGGAACGAATATGTGACCAAGGGTCAAACTGTGCAGCAG gTTCACAATGCTGTAGGTGCTCTGGCAAAGGCTGTCTATGAGAGGATGTTCTTGTGGATGGTTGTTCGTATCAACCAGCAGCTGGATACAAAGCAGCCTAGGCAGTATTTCATTGGTGTCTTGGACATTGCTGGCTTTGAGATCTTTGAT TTCAACAGCTTTGAGCAGCTGTGCATCAATTTCACCAATGAGAAACTGCAGCAGTTCTTCAACCACCACATGTtcgtgctggagcaggaggagtaCAAGAAGGAAGGGATTGAATGGACATTCATTGACTTTGGGATGGACCTGGCTGCCTGCATTGAGCTCATTGAGAAG CCTATGGGCATCTTTTCCATTCTGGAAGAGGAGTGCATGTTCCCCAAGGCAACTGACACCTCTTTCAAGAACAAGCTCTATGACCAGCATCTGGGCAAGTCCAGCAATTTCCAGAAGCCCAAGCCTACCAAAGGCAAGACTGAGGCCCACTTCTCCCTAATACACTATGCTGGCACAGTGGACTACAACATCACTGGCTGGCTTGAGAAGAACAAGGACCCCCTGAATGAAACTGTCATTGGGTTATACCAGAAGtcttcactgaaaacattgGCCTTACTGTTTGCCAACTATGGTGGAGCAGAAGCAGGTCAGACCTATGAAA aggCTAGTGCTGGTGCTGGCAAGAAAGGTGGCAAGAAGAAAGGTTCTTCATTCCAGACTGTCTCAGCTCTTTTCCGG GAAAATTTAAACAAGCTGATGACAAATCTGAGAAGCACCCACCCCCATTTTGTACGCTGCATCAtcccaaatgaaacaaaaacgCCTG GTGCCATGGAGCATGAACTAGTACTGCACCAGCTGCGGTGTAACGGTGTGCTGGAAGGGATCAGAATTTGCAGGAAAGGATTTCCCAACAGAGTCCTGTATGCAGATTTTAAACAGAG ATACAAAGTATTAAATGCAAGTGCTATTCCAGAGGGACAGTTCATTGACAGCAAGAAGGCTTGTGAGAAACTTCTTGGATCAATTGATATAGACCACACACAATATAAATTTGGTCACACCAAG GTGTTCTTCAAAGCCGGGCTGGTAGGCCTTTTGGAGGAGATGAGGGATGAGAAGCTGGCACAGCTCATTACTCGCACACAGGCCAGGTGCAGGGGCTTCCTAATGAGGGTGGAGTACCAGAAAATGGTGGAGAGGag AGAGTCCATCTTCTGCATCCAGTACAACATTCGTGCATTCATGAATGTCAAGCACTGGCCCTGGATGAAGCTGTTCTTCAAAATCAAGCCCTTGCTGAAGAGTGCAGAATCTGAGAAGGAGATGGCCAACATGAAACAAGAGTTTGAGAAAACCAAGGAAGAGCTTGCAAAGTCTGAGGCAAAGAGGAAGGAGCTAGAGGAGAAAATGGTGAAGCTGgtgcaggagaaaaatgatcTGCAGCTTCAAGTGCAGGCT GAAGCTGATGCTTTAGCTGATGCTGAGGAAAGGTGTGACCAGCtcatcaaaaccaaaatccagCTGGAAGCCAAAGTTAAGGAGGTGACTGAAAGGGCCGAGGATGAGGAGGAAATTAATGCTGAGCTGACAGCCAAGAAGAGAAAACTGGAGGATGAATGTTCAGAGCTGAAGAAAGACATTGATGACCTGGAGTTAACATTGGCCAAggttgagaaggaaaaacatgccACCGAAAACAAG GTGAAAAACCTCACAGAGGAGATGGCAGCTCTGGATGAGACCATTGTGAAGctgacaaaagagaagaaagcccTCCAAGAGGCCCACCAGCAGACACTGGACGACCTGCAGGCTGAAGAGGACAAAGTCAATACATTGACCAAAGCTAAAACCAAGCTGGAGCAGCAAGTGGATGAT CTGGAAGGGTCCCTGGAGCAAGAGAAGAAACTGCGCATGGACCTTGAAAGGGCTAAGAGGAAACTTGAGGGAGACCTGAAGCTGGCCCATGATACCATAATGGATTTGGAAAATGATAAGCAGCAGCtggatgagaaactgaaaaa GAAAGACTTTGAAATCAGCCAGATCCAGAGCAAAATTGAGGATGAGCAACTTCTTGGCATGCAATTACAGAAGAAGATCAAGGAGCTGCAG GCCCGTATCGAGGAACTGGAGGAGGAAATTGAGGCAGAGCGAACCTCTCGGGCGAAAGCAGAGAAGCACCGTGCTGACCTCtccagggagctggaggagatcAGCGAGCGCCTGGAAGAAGCAGGAGGGGCTACAGCAGCTCAGATTGAGATGAACAAGAAGCGTGAGGCAGAATTTCAGAAGATGCGCCGTGACCTCGAAGAGGCCACGCTGCAGCACGAAGCCACAGCTGCCACCCTGCGGAAGAAGCACGcagacagcacagctgagctTGGGGAGCAGATCGACAACCTGCAACGAGTCaagcagaagctggagaaggagaagagtgAGCTGAAGATGGAGATAGATGACTTGGCCAGTAACATGGAGTCTGTCTCCAAAGCCAAG GCAAACCTAGAGAAGATGTGCCGCACTCTGGAAGACCAACtaagtgaatttaaaacaaGGGAAGAGCAAAATCAACGCATGATCAGTGATCTCAGTGCTCAAAGAGCACGTCTACAGACAGAATCTG GTGAATATGCACGCCAAGGTGAGGAAAAAGATGCTTTAATTTCTCAGCTTTCTAGAGGGAAACAGGCCTTCACCCAACAGATTGAGGAACTGAAGCGACAACTAGAGGAAGAGATAAAG GCCAAGAATGCCCTGGCCCATGGCTTGCAATCTGCTCGCCACGACTGTGACTTGCTCCGGGAACAATatgaggaggagcaggaagccAAGGGTGAGCTGCAGCGTGCCCTGTCCAAAGCCAACAGCGAAGTGGCCCAGTGGAGAACCAAATATGAGACGGATGCTATTCAGCGCACCGAAGAGCTGGAGGAGGCCAA GAAGAAGCTGGCACAGCGCCTGCAGGATGCAGAGGAACACGTTGAAGCTGTCAATGCCAAATGTGCTTCCctggaaaagacaaagcagaggctgcagaacGAGGTGGAAGACCTGATGATTGACGTAGAGCGATCAAATGCTGCCTGCGCAGCTCTggacaagaagcagaagaactTTGACAAG ATCCTGGCAGAGTGGAAGCAGAAGTATGAGGAAACACAGGCTGAGCTGGAAGCTTCCCAGAAGGAGTCTCGCTCTCTCAGCACGGAACTGTTTAAGATGAAGAATGCCTATGAGGAGTCCCTGGACCACCTGGAAACGCTGAAGCGTGAGAACAAGAACTTGCAGCGTAA ATTTCTTGACCTCACGGAGCAGAttgcagagggaggaaaggcaaTCCACGAGCTGGAGAAAGTCAAGAAGCAGATTGAGCAGGAGAAATCTGAAATCCAGGCTGCCTTGGAGGAAGCTGAG GCCTCCCTAGAACATGAAGAGGGGAAAATCCTGCGCCTCCAACTGGAGCTCAACCAGGTCAAGTCTGAGATTGACAGGAAGATAGCagagaaagatgaggaaattGACCAGCTGAAGAGAAATCACCTCAGAATTGTGGAGTCCTTGCAGAGCAGTCTGGATGCTGAGATCAGGAGCAGGAATGAAGCCCTGCGGCTGAAGAAGAAGATGGAGGGAGACCTGAATGAAATGGAGATCCAGCTGAGCCATGCCAACCGTGTGGCTGCAGAGGCACAAAAGAACCTGAGAAACACACAGGCAGTGCTCAAG GATACCCAGATACATTTGGATGATGCACTCAGGACGCAGGAAGACCTGAAGGAGCAGGTGGCCATGGTGGAGCGCAGAGCAAACCTCTTGCAGGCTGAGATTGAGGAGCTGCGGGCAGCCCTGGAGCAGACGGAGCGGTCAAGGAAAGTGGCTGAGCAGGAGCTTCTGGATGCAAGCGAGCGTGTGCAGCTCCTCCATACCCAG AACACCAGCTTGATCAACACCAAGAAGAAGCTGGAAACAGACATTGCCCAAATTCAGAGTGAAATGGAAGATACCATCCAGGAAGCCCGCAATGCTGAAGAGAAGGCCAAGAAGGCCATCACGGAT GCGGCCATGAtggcagaagagctgaagaaggaaCAGGACACCAGTGCCCATCTGGAAAGGATGAAGAAGAACCTGGACCAGACAGTGAAAGACCTGCAGCACCGTCTGGATGAGGCTGAGCAGCTGGCACTGAAGGGAGGCAAGAAGCAAATCCAGAAGCTGGAGGCCAGG GTGCgggagctggaaggggaggTAGATGCTGAGCAGAAGCGCAGTGCTGAAGCCGTGAAGGGTGTGCGCAAGTACGAGAGGAGGGTGAAGGAGCTGACCTACCAG TCTGAGGAAGACCGGAAGAACATCCTCAGGCTCCAGGATCTGGTGGACAAGCTGCAGATGAAGGTGAAATCCTACAAGAGACAATCTGAGGAGGCT GAGGAGCTGTCCAATGTCAACCTCTCCAAATTCCGCAAGATCCAGCATGAGCTGGAGGAAGCTGAGGAGCGGGCCGACATTGCAGAGTCGCAGGTCAACAAACTACGAGCAAAGAGCCGGGAGTTTCATAGGAGGAtagaagaggaagaatga